One window of Halichondria panicea chromosome 7, odHalPani1.1, whole genome shotgun sequence genomic DNA carries:
- the LOC135338917 gene encoding uncharacterized protein LOC135338917 gives MHYTTREYVLLLACQYGVTKIVEYLLNDVVGCNPNIKDDDGRTPLFLAGNKDVILLLLQHGATAENAYSQHRKALGKVFSKNPLKNPVKILVIGHGGEGKSTLIEAMEHEPTALTSLVNIFVSPKEVDGVSQKTAGIIPRLFKSRVFGDVLVYDFAGQEVYYSSHAAIIKSAVDACRPIIVLVLGLHKDDTFTTHSASYWLGIIANQCANMEGKAPLIVVGSYADCLTDKRKIAKKEEIVLQAVSRYPTLDLLKFIPMDNRYSNSSGMKILRATVGPACASIRSTLAVSLNAHMFLIYLVGKDEIALSLEQVQQQIKEESSQVLSKKHKEVVPFIPTTIPRLVEICVQLNDKGHILFLHNTSSPEKSFIVLKKEELLGKVNGTIFAPEDFDQHCHLSTSTGVVPWSKLAAHLPNLDTDMLTGFLVNLEFAVPIEDPEVLRLIKQHRTDSGESVSPDEKYLFCPALIRLKVGTKVFKHRDDLAYHFGWVMSCSHKNQFLDARFLHVLLLRISLSLKLAPVIDPDVPSLQRKCSVWTTGVCWSTSYGVKVLVEVIDKKKVVVLIQAHHISLEFLKLRSAVIKKVVDTSTELCSTVVTEEALFPPHSVTYPLEDTYVFDFKSLAESIIGQEMCVVSAKGVENMPLSDLLQAEVYANLGENILQHLFNPAHKELTDQFISALATCWNKNPRLADIVRTAITENSSTAFQDCNNLNKVLKVWKSTGDSSVEALRRILDPLSVFAGRNPLELADVAAKETSDDLLPAPRPSVNCPSTASLPVVAGAALTIEDWSVSEGTQVREEVTRTTDESVVSGLTLAALKRRTGVSDAQLDTEVIEHDIHILAGCFDNLDNYLDQLRLTPGQQTDIHDLAVKRDIQTAMAKALKLWRAPNPLVATFRALLIILLDLKRGDVAVRVCQYIVDRVPQYGHSTLV, from the exons atgcattacaCAACACgtgaat ATGTTCTTCTACTTGCCTGCCAGTATGGGGTTACCAAAATCGTGGAATATCTTTTGAATGACGTTGTTGGCTGTAATCCCAATATCAAAGATGACGATGGACGCACACCACTCTTTCTTGCAGGGAACAAGGACGTTATTCTACTCTTGCTGCAACACGGAGCTACTGCTGAAAATGCGTATTCCCAACATCGCAAAGCTCTTGGTAAAGTGTTTTCAAAGAATCCTCTGAAAAATCCAGTGAAGATACTTGTTATCGGTCACGGTGGAGAAGGAAAGAGCACTCTCATTGAAGCAATGGAGCACGAGCCAACTGCACTCACATCTCTAGTCAACATCTTCGTCTCTCCTAAAGAAGTCGATGGAGTCAGCCAGAAAACAGCCGGAATCATCCCTCGATTATTCAAGAGCCGTGTCTTTGGAGATGTGTTGGTCTACGACTTTGCTGGTCAAGAGGTCTACTACAGCAGTCACGCTGCCATTATCAAGTCAGCAGTTGATGCATGTCGGCCCATTATTGTCCTAGTCCTAGGACTCCATAAAGATGACACCTTCACCACTCACTCTGCCTCCTATTGGTTGGGCATCATTGCCAACCAGTGTGCCAATATGGAGGGCAAAGCTCCACTCATTGTGGTAGGTAGCTATGCTGATTGCTTAACCGATAAACGGAAGATTGCCAAGAAAGAAGAGATTGTTTTGCAAGCTGTTTCGAGATATCCGACCCTGGATCTGCTGAAGTTCATTCCCATGGATAATCGCTACTCCAACTCTAGTGGCATGAAGATATTGCGAGCTACTGTTGGTCCTGCTTGCGCCAGCATTCGATCAACATTGGCTGTTTCTTTAAATGCACACATGTTTCTGATTTACCTTGTTGGCAAGGATGAGATTGCGTTATCACTGGAGCAAGTTCAGCAGCAAATAAAAGAGGAATCCAGTCAAGTTCTCTCTAAGAAGCACAAAGAAGTTGTACCATTCATTCCGACAACCATTCCTCGTCTTGTTGAAATCTGTGTTCAGCTCAATGACAAAGGTCACATCCTCTTCCTACACAACACCAGCTCACCAGAAAAGAGCTTCATTgtcctcaagaaagaagagctCTTGGGTAAAGTCAATGGCACCATATTTGCTCCAGAAGATTTTGATCAGCACTGTCACCTCTCCACGAGCACTGGTGTTGTACCTTGGTCCAAGCTGGCTGCTCACTTGCCTAACTTGGATACTGACATGCTCACTGGATTTTTGGTTAATCTCGAGTTTGCTGTGCCCATTGAAGACCCTGAAGTCCTACGTCTTATCAAACAGCATCGAACAGACTCTGGTGAATCCGTATCACCTGACGAGAAGTATCTCTTCTGTCCTGCCCTCATCCGGTTAAAAGTTGGCACGAAAGTGTTCAAGCATCGCGATGACCTCGCTTATCATTTTGGTTGGGTTATGTCGTGCTCTCACAAAAACCAGTTTCTGGACGCTCGATTTCTACACGTCCTATTACTTCGAATATCTCTTTCATTGAAGCTGGCTCCAGTAATTGATCCTGACGTCCCCTCTCTACAGCGTAAATGCTCGGTCTGGACGACTGGTGTTTGCTGGAGCACTTCATATGGTGTCAAAGTGCTAGTGGAGGTCATTGACAAGAAGAAGGTCGTTGTTTTGATTCAAGCTCACCATATCTCACTGGAATTTCTCAAGCTGCGCTCTGCTGTGATCAAGAAAGTTGttgacacctccactgagTTATGCTCTACTGTAGTCACTGAGGAGGCCCTCTTTCCTCCTCACAGTGTGACCTACCCTCTGGAAGATACATACGTCTTTGATTTCAAATCCCTCGCTGAAAGTATTATTGGCCAAGAAATGTGTGTCGTATCAGCTAAAGGTGTTGAAAACATGCCATTGAGTGATCTGCTCCAAGCTGAAGTGTACGCTAATCTCGGTGAGAATATTCTACAGCATCTGTTCAATCCAGCACACAAGGAATTGACTGATCAATTCATCTCGGCCCTTGCAACTTGTTGGAATAAGAATCCTCGACTGGCTGATATCGTACGCACAGCTATTACTGAGAATTCCAGCACTGCATTTCAAGACTGCAATAATCTCAATAAAGTTCTAAAagtctggaaaagcactggaGATTCCAGTGTTGAAGCACTGAGAAGAATTCTGGATCCACTTAGTGTGTTTGCTGGACGAAACCCTCTC GAACTGGCTGATGTTGCTGCTAAGGAGACTAGTGATGATCTACTACCAGCCCCCAGACCATCAGTAAACTGTCCAAGCACAG CCTCTCTCCCTGTGGTGGCTGGAGCAGCTCTAACCATTGAGGACTGGTCAGTGAGTGAGGGGACTCAAGTCAGAGAGGAAGTCACTCGAACCACAG atgAATCAGTAGTGAGTGGTCTAACACTGGCTGCTCTAAAGAGGAGGACTGGAGTCAGTGACGCACAGCTGGACACTGAGGTCATAGAACACGACATTCATATCCTAGCCGGCTGCTTCGATAATCTAGACAACTATCTCGACCAGTTACGCTTGACTCCCGGCCAACAAACTGACATTCATGATCTAGCTGTCAAACGAGACATTCAAACTGCAATGGCGAAAGCTTTGAAGCTGTGGCGTGCCCCCAACCCTCTTGTTGCCACGTTCCGAGCTCTGTTGATCATCTTACTGGATCTTAAGAGAGGAGACGTGGCTGTTAGGGTGTGTCAGTACATTGTCGACAGAGTTCCACAATATGGACACTCAACACTAGTATAG